One window from the genome of Oryza glaberrima chromosome 3, OglaRS2, whole genome shotgun sequence encodes:
- the LOC127766042 gene encoding uncharacterized protein LOC127766042 — protein MAGESRGSIAFFATYRPPVPLDVFSCPVAPPPSSPRDELHLTDGVSYNHSCRPIPAAALRALLQRPKLASEATTADVDAGRITGLVFVSERDSGLETLHVALRFDGGKQVKVFGLADIFGAGGDFSGVRMEDSGCFGGGYRERGRAVDHTLVYVSTREPVAARRSPWTVVYGTNLRTGETARLTPRGTFDLSPAVSPSGKRVAVASWQGKPGLWDGEIEDLRTDIYVMNVHKPPLGRTGPVVKNAGWPTWGSDDVIFFHRRVGTTWGVFRFSMSTGEEERVTPEEFDAVTPAAISETKVAVATIRRKSQFSDVRVEEQYRHIEIFDVASPEQPVKITQKTRPKTDHFNPFVLDGGSRIGYHRCKSEQLHQNNGGGGSSVANNFHKLQSPHKDVGLFRVSGVCPTISKDGSKLAFVDNEFKAVWLADSHGLRVVYEKKGPNSVFSTAWNQNTALDTLYVCVGPSFSADKPLQIYAIHDVSALGGRQQRRLTAGASNNAFPSSSPDGGRLVFRSTRDGGGGGRRHKNLYVMEDAAVGEFGTGKVTRLTSGAWTDTHCSWSPREGSDWIVFSSTRDKPAAAPADDNGLDPGYFAVFLVRASDPTVVVRVVRSADSVAGHVNHPVFSPDGRSIAVTADLAAVSADPISLPLFLHSVRPYGDIFTVDIDPDDISKNRDVRAFHRVTHSRYENSTPAWTTFATDDPNAQWSTLVTTKEAAAYRPACPYAHPDGGDSWHMTGHLLLPKRCC, from the coding sequence ATGGCGGGAGAGAGCCGCGGCAGCATCGCCTTCTTCGCCACCTACCGCCCGCCGGTGCCGCTCGACGTCTTCTCCTGCCcggttgcgccgccgccgtcctccccgcGAGACGAGCTCCACCTCACCGATGGCGTCTCCTACAACCACAGCTGCCGCCCCatcccggccgccgcgctcaGGGCGCTCCTCCAGCGCCCCAAGCTGGCCTCCgaggccaccaccgccgacgtcgacgccggcCGCATCACCGGCCTGGTGTTCGTCTCCGAGAGGGACAGCGGGCTGGAGACGCTGCACGTAGCCCTGCGCTTCGATGGCGGCAAGCAGGTGAAGGTGTTCGGCCTGGCCGACAtcttcggcgccggcggcgacttcaGCGGCGTCCGCATGGAGGACAGCGGCTGCTTCGGCGGCGGCTACAGGGAGCGCGGCCGCGCCGTGGACCACACGCTGGTGTACGTGTCCACCAGGGAGCCGGTGGCGGCTCGCCGGAGCCCATGGACGGTGGTGTACGGCACCAACCTGAGGACCGGCGAGACGGCCCGCCTCACCCCGAGGGGGACCTTCGACCTGAGCCCCGCCGTGTCGCCGTCGGGGAagagggtggcggtggcgtcgtgGCAGGGCAAGCCCGGCCTGTGGGACGGCGAGATCGAGGACCTGAGGACGGACATCTACGTGATGAACGTGCACAAGCCGCCGCTGGGGCGGACGGGCCCGGTGGTCAAGAACGCCGGGTGGCCGACGTGGGGCAGCGACGACGTCATCTTCTTCCACCGCCGGGTCGGCACCACCTGGGGCGTGTTCCGCTTCTCCATGAGCaccggggaggaggagcgcgtgACGCCCGAGGAGTTCGACGCCGTGACGCCGGCGGCCATCAGCGAGACGAAGGTCGCGGTGGCCACCATCCGCAGGAAGTCCCAGTTCAGCGACGTCCGCGTGGAGGAGCAGTACCGGCACATCGAGATCTTCGACGTGGCCTCGCCGGAGCAGCCGGTGAAGATCACGCAGAAGACTAGGCCCAAGACCGACCACTTCAACCCCTTCGtcctcgacggcggcagccGCATCGGGTACCACCGGTGCAAGAGCGAGCAGCTTCACCAGAATaacggtggaggcggcagcAGTGTAGCCAACAACTTCCACAAGCTGCAGTCGCCGCACAAGGACGTGGGGTTGTTCAGGGTGTCCGGCGTGTGCCCGACCATCTCCAAGGACGGCTCCAAGCTCGCGTTCGTGGACAACGAGTTCAAGGCGGTGTGGCTCGCCGACAGCCATGGCCTGCGCGTGGTGTACGAGAAGAAGGGGCCCAACAGCGTGTTCTCCACGGCGTGGAACCAGAACACGGCGCTCGACACGCTCTACGTCTGCGTCGGCCCCTCCTTCAGCGCCGACAAGCCGCTCCAGATCTACGCCATCCACGACGTGTCCGCGCTCGGCGGCCGCCAGCAGCGCCGCCTCACCGCCGGCGCCTCCAACAACGCCTTCCCCTCGAGCAGCCCCGACGGTGGCAGGCTCGTGTTCCGCTCCacccgcgacggcggcggcggcggcaggcggcacaAGAACCTGTACGTCAtggaggacgccgccgtcggcgagttCGGCACCGGCAAGGTGACGCGCCTCACCAGCGGCGCGTGGACGGACACCCACTGCAGCTGGTCGCCGCGTGAGGGGAGCGACTGGATCGTCTTCTCCTCCACCCGCGAcaagcccgccgccgcgccagccgaCGACAACGGCCTCGACCCGGGCTACTTCGCCGTGTTCCTCGTCCGCGCCTCCGACCCCACGGTGGTGGTCAGGGTGGTGAGGAGCGCCGACAGCGTCGCCGGCCACGTCAACCACCCGGTGTTCAGCCCCGACGGCCGCAGCATCGCCGTCACTGCCGACCTCGCCGCGGTGTCCGCCGACCCGATCTCGCTGCCGCTGTTCCTGCACTCCGTCCGCCCCTACGGCGACATCTTCACCGTGGACATCGACCCCGACGACATCAGCAAGAACAGGGACGTCAGGGCGTTCCACCGCGTGACGCACAGCCGCTACGAGAACTCCACGCCGGCGTGGACCACGTTCGCCACCGACGACCCCAACGCGCAGTGGAGCACGCTGGTGACCaccaaggaggcggcggcttaccgtcCGGCCTGCCCCTACGCCcaccccgacggcggcgacagctgGCACATgaccggccacctcctcctccccaagagatgctgctag
- the LOC127767740 gene encoding E3 ubiquitin-protein ligase WAVH1-like encodes MAFNDDEQSAPVANNNGGTTTRPPGITGVPVGQVQLTKYHNAEAPLDPNDQEVLLELKGTSSATSRAALDLIAVLDVSTSMAGDKLDRMKAALLFVIRKLADVDRLSIVTFSNDAARLCPLRFVAGDAARADLGALVDGLAADGNTNIRAGLEIGLAVAAGRRLTAGRAVNVMLMSDGQQNRGDAMRLDPGGVPVHTFGLGADHDPAVLQAIAGKSREGMFHYVADGVNLTAPFSQLLGGLLTIIAQDLELTVTRVDGEAAIKKVDAGTYPQAAAADGSSVTVQFGTLYSAEVRRVLVYLALEDSTAFPPYDAEVVEAQFRYSLQGATVASNPDPVSIRRSGSAPEPSEEAPARKPEVETEMARRRHAESIREARSMADGKELERARTRLVEAQNALEDVLDQANPMVDMLREELLQLLRLMETQEAYERAGRAYAVSSLASHDRQRFAARGDAEGVRLFATPRMDAYLEQARRFDEDPGVAALPSAEEDVRQEVAANPLAPVAGQIAFYVRSAIQALQAIDKIFASVAAATSTSTSTST; translated from the coding sequence ATGGCGTTCAACGACGACGAGCAAAGCGCTCCGGTGGCGAACAACAATGGCGGGACGACGACCAGGCCGCCGGGGATTACCGGCGTGCCGGTGGGGCAAGTGCAGCTGACCAAGTACCACAACGCCGAGGCGCCCCTCGACCCCAACGACCAGGAGGTGCTCCTCGAGCTCAAGGgcacctcctccgccacctcccgcgCCGCCCTGGACCTCATCGCCGTCCTCGACGTCAGCACCAGCATGGCCGGCGACAAGCTCGACAGGATGAAGGCCGCCCTGCTCTTCGTCATCCGCAAGCTCGCCGACGTGGACCGCCTCTCCATCGTCACCTTCTCCAACGACGCCGCCCGCCTCTGCCCGCTCcgcttcgtcgccggcgacgccgcgcggGCCGACCTTGGGGCCCTCGtcgacggcctcgccgccgacggcaaCACCAACATCAGGGCGGGCCTCGAGatcggcctcgccgtcgccgccggccgccgcctcaccgccggccgcgcggtGAACGTCATGCTCATGTCCGACGGGCAGCAGAACCGGGGCGACGCGATGCGGCTGGACCCCGGCGGCGTGCCCGTCCACACCTTCGGCCTCGGCGCCGACCACGACCCTGCCGTGCTCCAGGCGATCGCCGGGAAGAGCCGGGAGGGGATGTTCCACTacgtcgccgacggcgtcaaCCTCACCGCGCCCTTCTCGCAGCTCCTCGGCGGCCTCCTCACCATCATCGCGCAGGACCTGGAGCTGACGGTGACGCGGGTCGATGGCGAGGCCGCCATCAAGAAGGTGGACGCCGGCACGTACCCgcaggcggccgccgccgacgggtcGTCCGTGACCGTCCAGTTCGGGACGCTGTACAGCGCGGAGGTGCGCAGGGTGCTCGTCTACCTCGCGCTGGAGGACAGCACCGCCTTCCCGCCGTACGacgcggaggtggtggaggcccAGTTCAGGTACAGCCTCCAGGGCGCGACGGTGGCGTCCAACCCTGACCCGGTGAGCATCCGCCGCAGCGGGAGCGCGCCGGAGCCGAgcgaggaggcgccggcgaggaagccggaggtggagacggagatggcgcggcggcggcacgcggagTCGATCCGGGAGGCGCGGAGCATGGCGGACGGGAAGGAGCTGGAGCGCGCGAGGACGAGGCTGGTGGAGGCGCAGAACGCGCTGGAGGACGTACTGGACCAGGCGAACCCGATGGTGGACATGCTCCGGGAGGAGCTCCTGCAGCTGCTGCGGCTGATGGAGACGCAGGAGGCGTACGAGCGGGCGGGGCGGGCGTACGCCGTGTCGTCGCTGGCGTCCCACGACCGGCAGCGGTTCGCCGCCCGCGGCGACGCGGAGGGCGTGCGGCTCTTCGCGACGCCGCGGATGGACGCGTACCTGGAGCAGGCGAGGCGGTTCGACGAGGACCCCGGCGTTGCGGCGCTGccgtcggcggaggaggacgtgaGGCAGGAGGTCGCCGCCAACCCGCTGGCGCCCGTCGCCGGGCAGATCGCGTTCTACGTCAGGTCGGCCATCCAGGCGCTGCAGGCCATCGACAAGATCTtcgccagcgtcgccgccgccacctccacctccacctccacctccacctag
- the LOC127766278 gene encoding uncharacterized protein LOC127766278, with amino-acid sequence MRGMDRMHSDLHKASKALNDGKLVRIIALKDEIAHLKKENAQLKGLPAPGGVWIRTTPRKSTTAPVRIQLAPRNPPPPAAPPVPPAVPVAPATPAPVPAPVLVSAPASTLSFAPASAARGPASGNGGWLPATPSGSRDHSSSSSSGSEPGSGETYLPDSRSRSEGPSDEQEDAFDSTDRRSRSEH; translated from the coding sequence ATGAGGGGAATGGACAGGATGCACTCTGACCTGCACAAGGCATCCAAGGCCTTGAATGATGGGAAGCTTGTGAGGATCATAGCTCTGAAGGATGAGATAGCACACCTGAAGAAGGAGAACGCTCAATTGAAGGGTCTCCCAGCGCCAGGAGGAGTCTGGATCCGTACCACGCCTCGCAAGTCAACGACTGCACCCGTGCGCATTcagcttgcgcccaggaaccCACCTCCTCCCGCAGCTCCTCCAGTACCTCCCGCAGTTCCTGTAGCGCCCGCAACTCCAGCTCCAGTCCCAGCTCCCGTTCTAGTGTCAGCTCCCGCGTCCACTCTCTCCTTCGCTCCAGCGTCAGCCGCCAGGGGTCCAGCCAGTGGCAACGGAGGTTGGTTGCCTGCTACTCCCAGTGGCAGCCGTGACCATAGCAGCAGCAGTTCTAGTGGCTCAGAGCCGGGCAGCGGCGAGACGTATCTGCCAGACTCCAGGAGCCGCTCAGAGGGACCTAGCGATGAGCAGGAGGACGCCTTTGACTCCACCGACCGCAGGAgccgttccgagcattag